One window of the Trifolium pratense cultivar HEN17-A07 linkage group LG2, ARS_RC_1.1, whole genome shotgun sequence genome contains the following:
- the LOC123905919 gene encoding pentatricopeptide repeat-containing protein At1g62670, mitochondrial-like, which translates to MSFLRFTFRSSSSSSSPISYLRRFYSHSPFHVNNNVDNAVSSFHSMLRMNPTPSIVQFNKILTYLVKTKHYPTAISLSNQLQFNGIMPNVVTFNILINCYCHLRQMSFAFSILAKILKLGYQPNVITLNTLIKGLCFNDKVKEALHFHDHVLAHGFHLDQVSYGTLINGLCKIGETRAALQVLRQIEGKLVKPNVVIYTTIIDSLCKDKLIRDAYDLYSEMIAKNISPNVFTYTSLIYGFCIVGQLKEAFDLFHEMPLKNINPGVYTFTTLVDALCKEGKVKQAKNVIAVMMKAGVEPNVATYSSLMDGYCLINEVNKAKDIFNTMAQRGVMPNVNCYSVVINGLCKIKMMDEAMNLFKEMQNNKIIPNTVTYSSLIDGLCKSGRISHAWKLFDQMHDRGQPADVITYNSLLHALCKNHHVDKAIALIKKIKIQGIQPNMFTYNILIDGLCKEGRLRNAQEIFQDILIKGYKVTVWTYNIMINGLCLEGLLDEAEALLSKMEDNGCIPDAVTYETIICALFHKDENEKAEKLLREMIARGLL; encoded by the coding sequence ATGTCATTCTTAAGGTTCACCTTtcgatcttcttcttcttcttcgtctcCCATTTCTTACTTAAGGCGATTTTACTCTCACTCTCCATTTCATGTTAATAACAATGTTGATAATGCTGTTTCTTCATTCCATAGCATGCTTCGTATGAATCCAACCCCATCCATCGTACAATTTAACAAGATTTTAACTTATCTTGTTAAGACGAAACATTACCCCACTGCTATTTCCCTTTCTAACCAATTACAATTCAATGGAATTATGCCTAATGTTGTTACTTTCAATATATTGATCAATTGTTACTGCCACCTTCGTCAAATGTCTTTTGCCTTTTCTATATTAGCTAAGATTCTCAAGTTGGGTTATCAGCCCAATGTCATAACCTTAAATACTCTTATCAAAGGTCTGTGTTTCAACGATAAGGTGAAAGAAGCTCTGCATTTTCACGACCATGTGCTTGCACATGGATTTCACCTCGATCAAGTTAGCTACGGGACCTTGATCAATGGACTCTGTAAAATTGGGGAAACAAGAGCCGCCTTGCAAGTTCTAAGACAAATTGAAGGGAAATTGGTCAAGCCTAATGTGGTAATATACACCACAATTATTGACAGCCTGTGTAAAGATAAGCTTATAAGAGATGCTTACGATTTATATTCTGAAATGATTGCAAAGAATATTTCTCCTAATGTTTTCACTTACACTTCTCTAATATATGGATTTTGCATTGTTGGTCAATTGAAAGAAGCATTTGATTTGTTCCATGAAATGCCATTGAAAAACATCAACCCAGGTGTTTATACTTTTACTACACTGGTCGATGCTCTATGTAAAGAAGGAAAGGTGAAACAAGCTAAAAATGTGATAGCTGTGATGATGAAAGCAGGTGTGGAACCTAATGTTGCTACATACAGTTCATTAATGGATGGGTATTGCCTAATCAATGAAGTGAATAAGGCCAAAGATATATTTAACACTATGGCCCAAAGAGGAGTGATGCCCAATGTTAATTGCTATAGTGTCGTGATTAATGGGCTgtgtaaaattaaaatgatggaTGAAGCCATGAATCTCTTCAAAGAAATGCAAAACAATAAGATTATTCCTAATACAGTAACTTACAGTTCTCTAATTGATGGTTTGTGCAAATCAGGGAGAATCTCTCATGCATGGAAACTTTTTGATCAAATGCATGATAGAGGTCAACCTGCTGATGTAATCACTTACAATTCCTTATTACATGCTCTATGTAAAAACCATCATGTTGACAAGGCAATTGCATTgatcaagaaaattaaaatccaaGGTATTCAACCAAATATGTTCACATACAATATACTTATCGATGGACTATGCAAGGAAGGGAGACTTAGGAACGCACAAGAGATTTTTCAGGATATTTTGATTAAAGGCTATAAGGTAACAGTTTGGACATATAATATTATGATCAATGGTCTTTGTCTAGAGGGCTTGCTTGATGAAGCTGAGGCCCTGCTGTCAAAAATGGAAGACAATGGATGCATTCCTGATGCTGTAACTTATGAAACAATTATTTGTGCTCTCTTTCATAAAGATGAGAATGAAAAGGCAGAGAAACTTCTTCGTGAAATGATTGCTAGAGGACTATTGTAA